The Bacillus zhangzhouensis region CGGGTTCGCTCGACTCTAAGGCCGAGCAGCTGCGCTGACTCATCACCAAGCAAAAGAAGATTTGCCGGCTTGACCGCAAAAAAACAAAGACACAACCCAGCAAACGCATAGGGTGACACAAAGCTCAGATGATGCCAGCTCCGTCCATTTAATCCTCCTGATAAAAAAGGCAGAACAGCCTGCACACGCTCACTATAAAGCACCATAAACCCATTCATGACTGCACCAAGCAGGGCATTGACTGCCACTCCCGCCAGAATCAATTTCAATGGCGAAACCCCTTGATCAAACGACAAAATATACACAACGAGTGCCGCTAATAAAGCGCCAAAGAAGGCAGCCGCTGGCAGCAGATACGTAAATTGTGGAAACACAATCATGCTGAGCACAGCAGCTAATCCACCGCCGGCGGTCACACCGATGATGCCGGGGTCAGCGAGTGGATTTCGGACGACTCCTTGTAAAATCGCTCCTGATGCTGCGAGACAGGCCCCGACGATGAAACCTATGAGAACGCGCGGCAGGC contains the following coding sequences:
- a CDS encoding iron ABC transporter permease encodes the protein MKVNAELDFQKRQSRRRWLIPGLLLSLGMGICLGLALGSVQLSLPDLIAALTGSGQPFHEKIVMDLRLPRVLIGFIVGACLAASGAILQGVVRNPLADPGIIGVTAGGGLAAVLSMIVFPQFTYLLPAAAFFGALLAALVVYILSFDQGVSPLKLILAGVAVNALLGAVMNGFMVLYSERVQAVLPFLSGGLNGRSWHHLSFVSPYAFAGLCLCFFAVKPANLLLLGDESAQLLGLRVERTRFFLIALAALLAGAAVSVSGLIGFVGLVVPHFIRLLIGDDYRYLLPISMLGGGVLVVFADTAARVWFTPVELPVGILLACIGAPFFLYLLKKKGRG